The sequence GATCCGACGCCTGTCCGCCGGTGAACAGGCGAGAAAAAGTTGAAAGCACTCATCCAACCGCTCAAGTAGGGTACGCTCGGCTGAATCTTGTTGAACCGGCCCCACGGCCTGCTGAATCGCACGGATCTGATCCCAGTCAATGTGCCCATCCAAAAACTGGATTCGAAGACGGTTGAGAAAACCTAAGCGCCGTGGTCGATCGATCAGTTCTGTATCCGCGATCGTGTCAGCAGCTCGAGCGAACAGATAGGCCAGCCCAACCTGATCGCGCACATCGGCTGGAACAACGGCTAAAGTCGTATAAAAAAGGCGCGAGACTTTTTTGAGCAGATCCTGCAACAGTTCGTGTTTGGATGAGGTGGTCGCTGCCGAAGAATCCATTTCACTCAGTTTCACTATGCCATCCGCCTCGTTGGTTCGACAACTGCCCAAAGGCCACACTCATTTCGAGTAGAAGCTGAAGTGAGTCGGATCGATTGTAACTCTCGGAAACTATTGGAAGGACTGTTTACCAGCTTCCCTACCACATTTTCTAACAGGAACGCCAAGAGACGGTCAACATTATCCATGTACTTTCAGGAACCCCACATATCTTGACTTTACCTTATGAGATCTTATTCCTATACCGATGCGTCAGACGGTTGACAGTGTATCCCTAGCAGCGGATTTGTGTATAATTGTGGCAGTTCATCAACTCGCCTCGGATGAGGCCAATGTTTGTCTTCAAGGAGGCTTACAATGAAGTGGTTTAAAGGCATAGGCCTACTACTGATCGCAAATATTCTCATCATGGTGACACTTTCGATCACCGTACCTATCGTTATCAATGTGATCTTACCAATGTTCGGAATCGATGTCCGTGGGTCCGTCGACCTCACATCGTTGGTATGGGCTGCCATGTTTGGGTTCGGTGGAGCATTCATCAGTTTGGCATTTTCGAAGCAAATGGCGCGAGCGATGCTCAACTGTCAGCAGATTACCCAACCTCGTTCGCAGGCTGAACAGGTTATTTATGGTTCCGTGCGGGACATTGCTCAACGTCTGCATATCACCATGCCTGAGGTGTGGGTGTACGATTCGCCAGATCCCAATGCCTTCGCGACAGGACCCAGCAAGAACAATTCGATGGTGGCCGTATCGACTGGATTACTCCAGAATCTCAAGGAAGATGAAGTCAAGGCTGTTCTCGCTCACGAAATGGGTCACGTCTATAACGGCGACATGTTTGCGACGACCGTCCTGGCGGGGTTGATGAACACGTTTGTATATTACATCGCGATGTGGGTACGTCGTTTCTTCGCAGAGCGAGATCAGGCAGCCTTAGGCTTCGGTCTCTCTCTTGTCCTTCAGATCATTGTCAGTATCTTAGCCTCCATTGTT is a genomic window of Candidatus Nitrospira kreftii containing:
- a CDS encoding Protease HtpX, with translation MKWFKGIGLLLIANILIMVTLSITVPIVINVILPMFGIDVRGSVDLTSLVWAAMFGFGGAFISLAFSKQMARAMLNCQQITQPRSQAEQVIYGSVRDIAQRLHITMPEVWVYDSPDPNAFATGPSKNNSMVAVSTGLLQNLKEDEVKAVLAHEMGHVYNGDMFATTVLAGLMNTFVYYIAMWVRRFFAERDQAALGFGLSLVLQIIVSILASIVISWFSRRREFGADAFAAKVYGKDSMIGALRSIDRWVNRSQFEYSGQDALATMKISGKTGGFMSLFSTHPPIEVRIAALERL